Proteins encoded by one window of Pseudomonadota bacterium:
- a CDS encoding PQQ-like beta-propeller repeat protein has translation MKTIWGGGRSLHVNAVAATFLCCAGCAPVVPTAFDTKFPDNRPAHTAAVSAMLAARPTASPARSNLGASLIVAVTQGRPQRVLAFDVRQDRVLWRVRQRARGTPVILADLVLVPGSDWIVARELLSGRERWRVPSLGQSPVGAQADGDRVFIVSRKDTAGRRLGILRCLSARTGATLWRHDVPGALGRPAASSGLVFVPWNQQSLVVLEAATGKERARIRSTDDTISWVEATPAGVFYGTKVAYLWSDRSHGGTRDRSTYRSFDFGPLPARPRLRNGGSDAWDDAGPRAEHIALRFRFASQPEQPVGLAGGRAYFVFYRYVFALGDSGQLEWAAVLEHDAISSQATAAGLAVMDKQGGFLLLDHASGRILWRASAAVALVAATMDVAQGLPLRETPRAGGSGTGQPCETEPSLRAALTAIAFDRDNRLVLARAYAVEQLALLQIPEVTQDLLELFAQPTTPRFLREQIVETLGERSVGQHYLVEALRSHFDFLRGSRSPPLALIAPVLARRSVRNAVPALVRHLLDHETKLEDLEPLATAVVALGSPVVVPALAQFVRLYHADSSFQSTPQALIIAISGLLKHGGVEGRALVEALSRRRDALPAIVIAARERLAQPGTSELARESKRRDEPTRVAALSQAQIRAQFAPHVDAVRRCLRPEIARGPMLTEVRIAFVIDP, from the coding sequence ATGAAGACTATCTGGGGCGGGGGCCGCAGTCTCCACGTCAACGCCGTCGCTGCCACCTTTCTGTGCTGCGCGGGTTGCGCCCCGGTGGTGCCCACGGCGTTCGACACCAAATTCCCCGACAACAGGCCGGCTCACACGGCAGCGGTATCGGCCATGCTGGCGGCGCGCCCAACCGCAAGCCCCGCTCGAAGCAACCTCGGTGCCTCGTTGATCGTTGCTGTCACCCAAGGCAGGCCCCAAAGGGTTCTGGCGTTCGACGTCAGGCAGGATCGCGTGCTGTGGCGCGTTCGGCAGCGAGCTCGAGGTACGCCCGTGATCTTGGCCGACCTCGTACTCGTGCCCGGCAGCGACTGGATCGTTGCACGCGAGTTGCTGAGCGGGCGTGAACGTTGGCGAGTCCCGAGTCTGGGGCAAAGCCCTGTTGGCGCGCAGGCTGATGGGGATCGGGTCTTCATCGTGAGTCGTAAGGACACTGCTGGCCGGCGCCTTGGCATCCTTCGCTGTCTGAGCGCGCGTACAGGTGCAACGCTCTGGCGCCACGATGTCCCGGGAGCTCTCGGCCGACCCGCGGCCAGCTCGGGGCTCGTTTTCGTTCCGTGGAACCAGCAAAGCCTCGTGGTGCTCGAAGCGGCGACCGGCAAAGAGCGCGCTCGGATCCGCAGTACCGACGACACGATTTCTTGGGTAGAGGCCACGCCCGCCGGTGTGTTCTACGGCACAAAGGTCGCCTACCTCTGGAGCGACCGATCCCACGGCGGGACCCGAGATCGAAGCACGTACCGATCGTTCGACTTTGGACCGCTGCCCGCACGGCCCCGGCTCCGCAACGGTGGATCCGACGCCTGGGATGACGCGGGTCCCAGGGCCGAGCACATCGCCCTGCGCTTCCGCTTCGCAAGTCAACCGGAACAACCCGTCGGCCTCGCCGGCGGCCGGGCATACTTCGTCTTTTATCGCTATGTCTTTGCTCTCGGGGACTCCGGGCAGCTCGAGTGGGCGGCAGTGCTCGAGCACGACGCCATCTCGTCTCAGGCCACTGCCGCCGGTCTGGCGGTCATGGACAAGCAAGGCGGCTTCCTGTTGCTTGACCACGCCAGCGGGCGGATCCTGTGGCGTGCCAGCGCCGCAGTAGCGCTCGTGGCAGCGACCATGGACGTGGCTCAGGGGCTGCCTTTGCGCGAAACGCCACGCGCTGGCGGAAGCGGAACCGGGCAGCCATGCGAAACAGAGCCGTCGCTGCGGGCAGCGCTGACCGCCATCGCGTTCGACCGGGACAACCGTCTCGTATTGGCGCGGGCGTATGCCGTCGAGCAGCTCGCGTTGCTGCAGATACCGGAAGTGACGCAAGACTTGTTGGAGCTCTTCGCACAGCCCACGACGCCTCGCTTCCTGCGCGAGCAGATCGTTGAGACGCTTGGCGAGCGCTCCGTGGGCCAGCACTACCTGGTGGAAGCTCTGCGGTCGCACTTCGATTTCTTGCGGGGCTCCCGGTCGCCGCCGCTGGCGCTGATCGCGCCGGTGCTCGCCAGACGAAGCGTGCGGAATGCCGTGCCGGCGCTCGTGCGCCACCTCCTGGACCACGAAACGAAACTCGAAGATCTCGAACCGCTGGCGACAGCTGTCGTGGCCTTGGGTTCACCCGTGGTGGTTCCGGCCCTGGCCCAATTCGTCCGACTCTACCATGCGGACAGCTCCTTCCAGTCAACTCCTCAGGCCCTGATCATCGCCATTTCGGGCTTGCTCAAACACGGCGGCGTGGAAGGGCGAGCGCTTGTGGAGGCGCTATCGCGGCGTCGCGACGCGCTACCTGCGATCGTGATCGCGGCCCGAGAGCGTCTTGCGCAGCCGGGAACGAGCGAGCTTGCACGCGAGTCGAAACGGCGAGACGAGCCGACGCGCGTCGCAGCGCTTTCGCAGGCACAGATCCGAGCCCAGTTTGCGCCGCATGTCGATGCCGTGCGTCGCTGCTTGCGGCCTGAGATCGCTCGGGGACCGATGCTCACCGAGGTCCGCATCGCGTTCGTGATCGATCC